A single region of the Uloborus diversus isolate 005 unplaced genomic scaffold, Udiv.v.3.1 scaffold_689, whole genome shotgun sequence genome encodes:
- the LOC129233749 gene encoding uncharacterized protein K02A2.6-like, with protein sequence MITYYSKFLPNASSITYPLRYLLKKNVKFHWSANCEAAFLKLKNEISSDRVLMLYHPNLPITVACDASPTGIAGVLSHMVKGVEKPVSFASRSLTAAEQNYCQLDREALAIKFAVQKFHNYIFGREFTLITDNRPLYRIFHHDSHIPLMISSRLLRYAAFLSEYQYKVKHKRSEENQNIDYLSGAPLKLKDPNVLQEDDIIHWQTINQISTSSITYEVISKETDNDPELSALKQELSSGSCNDPEYSLQDGIIFKRHRVYIPEKLRADILKELHHTHLGIVKMKNLARRYCYWKKIDRDIEHLVRECRSCAEVKDNPGKISNHHWEEPSSNFERIHIDYAGPFLGYNFLIAMDAKSKWPEIKIQKSTPSSDSTIRLLKDIFSVHGLPQVLVSDNA encoded by the coding sequence ATGATTACCTACTACTCCAAATTTTTGCCAAATGCATCATCTATTACTTATCCGCTAAGATATTtactaaagaaaaatgtaaaattccactGGTCTGCTAATTGTGAAGCCGCGTTCctcaaattgaaaaatgaaatatcaagTGACCGAGTTTTAATGCTGTACCACCCAAATTTGCCTATCACGGTCGCATGCGATGCAAGTCCAACCGGCATAGCTGGAGTTTTATCGCACATGGTAAAAGGTGTCGAGAAGCCAGTGTCATTTGCATCAAGATCTCTAACAGCAGCAGAACAGAACTACTGCCAATTGGACAGAGAAGCTTTGGCTATTAAATTTGCAgttcaaaaatttcacaattatatttttggaaGAGAATTTACATTGATTACTGACAACCGTCCTTTATATAGAATTTTTCATCATGATAGTCATATACCCTTAATGATATCATCCCGTTTGCTTCGATATGCAGCATTCCTGAGTGAGTACCAGTACAAAGTCAAACATAAAAGAAGTGAAGAAAACCAGAATATTGATTACCTTTCTGGGGCACCATTGAAGCTAAAAGATCCAAACGTTCTACAAGAAGACGATATTATTCACTGGCAaactataaatcaaatttctacTTCTTCAATTACATATGAGGTAATTTCTAAAGAGACAGACAATGACCCAGAACTGTCAGCACTGAAACAAGAACTCTCATCAGGCAGCTGTAATGATCCTGAATATTCCTTACAAGACGGCATAATTTTCAAAAGACACAGAGTTTACATTCCAGAGAAACTTCGGGCAGATATCCTGAAAGAGCTCCATCACACCCATTTGGGTATTGTCAAGATGAAAAATTTAGCAAGAAGATATTGCTATTGGAAGAAAATTGATCGAGACATCGAGCATCTAGTCCGAGAATGCAGAAGTTGCGCAGAAGTGAAGGACAATCCTGGAAAAATATCGAATCATCACTGGGAAGAGCCTTCGTCCAATTTTGAACGAATACATATCGACTACGCTGGACCTTTCTTAGGATATAATTTTCTAATAGCAATGGATGCAAAATCAAAATGGCCTGAAATCAAGATTCAAAAAAGCACTCCATCTAGTGATTCTACAATACGTTTGTTAAAGGATATTTTTAGTGTTCATGGACTACCTCAAGTACTTGTCTCCGATAACGCAa